One genomic segment of Bacteroides caccae includes these proteins:
- a CDS encoding beta-N-acetylhexosaminidase, which produces MKKLITISVIFVVIAACDISERVEADYRNVIPLPHEIVMVDGNSFVVEKDTRILYPEDNVLLERNAQFLAGYIEETTGRRLKVEPGQGGNDENVIMLGLDASIDNPEGYELTVLPDRVTIKGQAANGVFYGLQTLRKSVPAIAYGSDIILPAAVIKDAPRFAYRGMMLDVGRHFFSVDFVKRYIDLLAMHNMNYFHWHLTEDQGWRIEIKKYPRLTEIGSIRKETGIGASRTEFDGKPYGGFYTQDEIREIVKYAQERYVTVIPEIDLPGHMLAALAAYPELGCTGGPYEVACHWGVFPDVLCLGNEKTYEFLEGVLSEVIELFPSKYIHIGGDEAPRTRWEMCPKCQGLAKKEGLRTDRKHSTEDRLQSYCMKRIERYLNERGRQIIGWDEILEGDVAPNATVMSWRGIRGGIKAAKLKHDVIMTPNDYMYFDYYQSDDKAQEPLAMGSGVTVEKVYGFEPVATELEKEEKKYILGVQANVWTEYIATPEHVEYMMVPRIAALAEVQWMMPEEKDYQEFLKRLSSLVGFYKRESVNYAKHVLMK; this is translated from the coding sequence ATGAAGAAACTGATTACAATAAGCGTGATATTCGTTGTTATAGCCGCGTGCGATATTTCGGAAAGAGTGGAGGCGGACTATAGGAATGTAATACCTTTACCACATGAAATAGTAATGGTAGATGGGAATTCTTTTGTTGTTGAGAAAGATACCCGGATTCTTTATCCTGAAGATAATGTTCTTTTAGAAAGGAATGCACAATTCCTTGCCGGATACATTGAAGAAACAACAGGAAGGCGGTTGAAAGTGGAACCCGGGCAAGGTGGGAATGACGAGAATGTGATTATGTTAGGGCTGGATGCTTCGATTGACAACCCGGAAGGATATGAACTGACTGTGCTACCGGACAGGGTGACGATAAAAGGGCAGGCTGCCAATGGGGTTTTCTATGGTTTGCAGACGTTGCGCAAGTCTGTTCCTGCTATAGCTTATGGTTCAGATATCATTTTGCCTGCAGCTGTCATTAAAGACGCTCCCCGATTTGCTTATCGGGGAATGATGCTGGATGTGGGACGTCATTTTTTCTCGGTCGACTTTGTGAAGCGGTATATTGATTTACTTGCTATGCACAATATGAATTATTTTCATTGGCATCTGACGGAAGATCAGGGATGGAGAATTGAAATAAAGAAATATCCCCGGTTGACGGAGATAGGTTCTATACGTAAAGAGACGGGAATTGGCGCTAGCCGGACAGAGTTTGACGGAAAACCTTATGGCGGTTTTTATACGCAGGATGAGATAAGGGAGATCGTGAAGTATGCGCAGGAGCGATATGTTACAGTTATCCCCGAGATTGATTTGCCGGGACACATGTTGGCTGCACTGGCAGCCTATCCGGAACTGGGTTGTACGGGAGGTCCTTATGAAGTGGCATGTCATTGGGGAGTCTTTCCGGATGTTCTTTGCTTAGGAAATGAAAAGACGTATGAATTTCTAGAAGGTGTATTGTCAGAGGTGATAGAACTTTTTCCGTCCAAGTACATACATATCGGTGGGGATGAAGCTCCCCGAACTCGTTGGGAGATGTGTCCGAAATGTCAGGGATTGGCGAAGAAAGAGGGCTTGAGAACTGATAGAAAACATTCTACCGAAGACCGGTTACAGAGTTATTGTATGAAGCGTATCGAACGATATCTCAATGAAAGGGGACGACAGATTATTGGCTGGGATGAGATCTTGGAAGGTGATGTGGCGCCGAATGCTACGGTGATGTCATGGCGTGGGATACGGGGAGGTATCAAAGCTGCAAAGTTGAAACATGATGTGATTATGACGCCGAATGATTATATGTACTTTGATTATTATCAGTCTGACGACAAGGCGCAGGAACCACTGGCGATGGGCAGCGGAGTGACTGTTGAAAAGGTATATGGTTTTGAGCCGGTGGCAACAGAGTTGGAAAAGGAGGAAAAAAAGTATATTCTTGGTGTGCAGGCGAATGTGTGGACAGAGTATATTGCCACTCCTGAACATGTAGAATACATGATGGTTCCGCGAATAGCAGCTTTAGCAGAGGTGCAATGGATGATGCCGGAGGAGAAAGACTATCAGGAATTCTTGAAGCGTTTGAGCAGTCTTGTTGGATTTTATAAACGGGAAAGTGTAAATTATGCCAAGCATGTACTAATGAAATAA